A portion of the Scylla paramamosain isolate STU-SP2022 chromosome 32, ASM3559412v1, whole genome shotgun sequence genome contains these proteins:
- the LOC135089029 gene encoding zinc finger protein ubi-d4 A-like isoform X5: protein MADTLVQSNLEKISSFLQDVQYRSLMINSANYNVRLMRERKTRLPFLDSQTGIAQNPCKLYMSARHRMPGTTEGQLYVYPSQRWCCRKRSYMALAHQAIKEPEGDEHTIVTVENPAAVTTEENNFAYEHLCLPQEQYYFDESAFLEEEDEEPDDDDDDTYSTRAVPTRKRKKPPKLPKPVKVKTPSGRGRGRKKDTQPKVTAEGEEETPGKPYECQLCGARYKTRQGLSYHLSHTHKGGRANSGGGRSRGGGNSNNNTPSAHPRADPASYQPQAFQSDALAGLAEFQDSYLGYLSAGQDASPTGQGGSGTTSTASSRRSSGGGLVGAGVPVLGGNSSPVASRGGKVPTSTVWSSLASVESAASLVTSTPAPVVTPTPEPQLRESSPAGLTPHDPEQQLGVAPVPAPPHPPKSSGVEKGRAQPSPYCDFCLGDTSLNKKTGESEELVSCSDCGRSGHPTCLQFTAHMMISVRQYRWQCIECKCCTLCGTSENDDQLLFCDDCDRGYHLYCLRPPLQEPPEGEWSCDLCLQQFHTK from the exons ATGGCAGACACACTAGTGCAGTCCAATCTGGAGAAAATAAGCAG CTTCCTGCAAGATGTGCAGTACCGCTCCCTGATGATCAACAGTGCCAACTACAATGTTCGGCTCATGAGGGAACGCAAGACCCGCCTCCCATTTCTTGATTCACAGACAG GAATAGCCCAAAATCCATGCAAGCTGTACATGAGTGCCCGGCACCGCATGCCGGGCACCACCGAGGGCCAGCTCTATGTGTACCCGTCCCAGCGCTGGTGCTGTCGGAAACGGTCTTACATGGCGCTCGCCCACCAG GCCATCAAGGAGCCTGAGGGGGATGAGCACACCATCGTGACTGTTGAGAACCCAGCAGCTGTCACCACTGAGGAGAACAACTTTGCTTATGAG CACCTCTGCTTACCTCAGGAGCAGTACTACTTTGACGAGTCAGCatttctggaggaggaggatgaagaacctgatgatgatgatgatgacacatACTCCACTCGTGCTGTCCCCaccagaaagaggaaaaagccCCCAAAGCTGCCCAAGCCTGTTAAAGTGAAG ACTCCAAGTGGGCGAGGACGAGGCCGCAAGAAGGACACTCAGCCTAAGGTGACagcagagggggaggaagagacacCAGGGAAGCCCTACGAGTGCCAGC TGTGTGGCGCTCGGTACAAGACGAGGCAGGGCTTGTCCTACcatctctcgcacacacacaaagggggcAGGGCTAACTCCGGGGGCGGGCGTTCCCGGGGGGgcggcaacagcaacaacaacactccaAGTGCCCATCCCAGGGCTGATCCAGCCAGCTACCAGCCCCAGGCCTTCCAGTCTGATGCCCTGGCTGGCCTGGCAGAATTTCAGGACAGTTACCTTGGCTACCTGTCGGCCGGTCAAGACGCCTCACCCACGG GCCAGGGTGGGTCCGGCACTACTAGCACCGCCAGCAGTAGACGGTCCAGTGGGGGCGGCCTAGTTGGGGCAGGGGTGCCTGTGCTGGGGGGCAACAGCTCTCCGGTGGCCTCCAGGGGTGGCAAGGTTCCCACCTCCACCGTCTGGTCCAGTCTGGCCAGTGTGGAGTCAGCTGCCTCCCTGGTGACCTCCACCCCTGCCCCGGTGGTCACCCCAACCCCTGAGCCACAGCTGAGGGAGTCGAGCCCTGCTGGTCTGACCCCTCATGACCCAGAACagcag CTTGGTGTGGCTCCAGTGCCGGCCCCGCCACACCCCCCAAAGTCCAGTGGAGTGGAAAAGGGCCGAGCTCAGCCGAGTCCTTACTGCGACTTCTGCCTCGGGGACACATCACTCAACAAGAAAACTGGGGAGTCGGAGGAGCTCGTATCTTGCTCTGACTGTGGCCGCTCGG GACACCCAACCTGCCTCCAGTTCACCGCTCATATGATGATCTCAGTGAGGCAGTACAGATGGCAGTGCATTGAGTGTAAATGCTGCACCCTCTGTGGCACTTCAGAGAATGAT GATCAGCTTCTCTTCTGTGATGACTGTGACCGAGGCTACCACCTGTACTGCCTGCGGCCTCCCCTGCAGGAGCCGCCTGAGGGTGAGTGGTCCTGTGACCTCTGCCTGCAGCAGTTCCACACCAAGTGA
- the LOC135089029 gene encoding zinc finger protein ubi-d4 B-like isoform X2, with translation MADTLVQSNLEKISSFLQDVQYRSLMINSANYNVRLMRERKTRLPFLDSQTGIAQNPCKLYMSARHRMPGTTEGQLYVYPSQRWCCRKRSYMALAHQHWLLKKAIKEPEGDEHTIVTVENPAAVTTEENNFAYEHLCLPQEQYYFDESAFLEEEDEEPDDDDDDTYSTRAVPTRKRKKPPKLPKPVKVKTPSGRGRGRKKDTQPKVTAEGEEETPGKPYECQLCGARYKTRQGLSYHLSHTHKGGRANSGGGRSRGGGNSNNNTPSAHPRADPASYQPQAFQSDALAGLAEFQDSYLGYLSAGQDASPTGQGGSGTTSTASSRRSSGGGLVGAGVPVLGGNSSPVASRGGKVPTSTVWSSLASVESAASLVTSTPAPVVTPTPEPQLRESSPAGLTPHDPEQQLGVAPVPAPPHPPKSSGVEKGRAQPSPYCDFCLGDTSLNKKTGESEELVSCSDCGRSGHPTCLQFTAHMMISVRQYRWQCIECKCCTLCGTSENDDQLLFCDDCDRGYHLYCLRPPLQEPPEGEWSCDLCLQQFHTK, from the exons ATGGCAGACACACTAGTGCAGTCCAATCTGGAGAAAATAAGCAG CTTCCTGCAAGATGTGCAGTACCGCTCCCTGATGATCAACAGTGCCAACTACAATGTTCGGCTCATGAGGGAACGCAAGACCCGCCTCCCATTTCTTGATTCACAGACAG GAATAGCCCAAAATCCATGCAAGCTGTACATGAGTGCCCGGCACCGCATGCCGGGCACCACCGAGGGCCAGCTCTATGTGTACCCGTCCCAGCGCTGGTGCTGTCGGAAACGGTCTTACATGGCGCTCGCCCACCAG CACTGGCTCTTGAAAAAG GCCATCAAGGAGCCTGAGGGGGATGAGCACACCATCGTGACTGTTGAGAACCCAGCAGCTGTCACCACTGAGGAGAACAACTTTGCTTATGAG CACCTCTGCTTACCTCAGGAGCAGTACTACTTTGACGAGTCAGCatttctggaggaggaggatgaagaacctgatgatgatgatgatgacacatACTCCACTCGTGCTGTCCCCaccagaaagaggaaaaagccCCCAAAGCTGCCCAAGCCTGTTAAAGTGAAG ACTCCAAGTGGGCGAGGACGAGGCCGCAAGAAGGACACTCAGCCTAAGGTGACagcagagggggaggaagagacacCAGGGAAGCCCTACGAGTGCCAGC TGTGTGGCGCTCGGTACAAGACGAGGCAGGGCTTGTCCTACcatctctcgcacacacacaaagggggcAGGGCTAACTCCGGGGGCGGGCGTTCCCGGGGGGgcggcaacagcaacaacaacactccaAGTGCCCATCCCAGGGCTGATCCAGCCAGCTACCAGCCCCAGGCCTTCCAGTCTGATGCCCTGGCTGGCCTGGCAGAATTTCAGGACAGTTACCTTGGCTACCTGTCGGCCGGTCAAGACGCCTCACCCACGG GCCAGGGTGGGTCCGGCACTACTAGCACCGCCAGCAGTAGACGGTCCAGTGGGGGCGGCCTAGTTGGGGCAGGGGTGCCTGTGCTGGGGGGCAACAGCTCTCCGGTGGCCTCCAGGGGTGGCAAGGTTCCCACCTCCACCGTCTGGTCCAGTCTGGCCAGTGTGGAGTCAGCTGCCTCCCTGGTGACCTCCACCCCTGCCCCGGTGGTCACCCCAACCCCTGAGCCACAGCTGAGGGAGTCGAGCCCTGCTGGTCTGACCCCTCATGACCCAGAACagcag CTTGGTGTGGCTCCAGTGCCGGCCCCGCCACACCCCCCAAAGTCCAGTGGAGTGGAAAAGGGCCGAGCTCAGCCGAGTCCTTACTGCGACTTCTGCCTCGGGGACACATCACTCAACAAGAAAACTGGGGAGTCGGAGGAGCTCGTATCTTGCTCTGACTGTGGCCGCTCGG GACACCCAACCTGCCTCCAGTTCACCGCTCATATGATGATCTCAGTGAGGCAGTACAGATGGCAGTGCATTGAGTGTAAATGCTGCACCCTCTGTGGCACTTCAGAGAATGAT GATCAGCTTCTCTTCTGTGATGACTGTGACCGAGGCTACCACCTGTACTGCCTGCGGCCTCCCCTGCAGGAGCCGCCTGAGGGTGAGTGGTCCTGTGACCTCTGCCTGCAGCAGTTCCACACCAAGTGA
- the LOC135089029 gene encoding zinc finger protein ubi-d4 A-like isoform X9, with the protein MADTLVQSNLEKISSFLQDVQYRSLMINSANYNVRLMRERKTRLPFLDSQTGIAQNPCKLYMSARHRMPGTTEGQLYVYPSQRWCCRKRSYMALAHQHWLLKKAIKEPEGDEHTIVTVENPAAVTTEENNFAYEVKHLCLPQEQYYFDESAFLEEEDEEPDDDDDDTYSTRAVPTRKRKKPPKLPKPVKVKTPSGRGRGRKKDTQPKVTAEGEEETPGKPYECQLCGARYKTRQGLSYHLSHTHKGGRANSGGGRSRGGGNSNNNTPSAHPRADPASYQPQAFQSDALAGLAEFQDSYLGYLSAGQDASPTGQGGSGTTSTASSRRSSGGGLVGAGVPVLGGNSSPVASRGGKVPTSTVWSSLASVESAASLVTSTPAPVVTPTPEPQLRESSPAGLTPHDPEQQLGVAPVPAPPHPPKSSGVEKGRAQPSPYCDFCLGDTSLNKKTGESEELVSCSDCGRSGSASLL; encoded by the exons ATGGCAGACACACTAGTGCAGTCCAATCTGGAGAAAATAAGCAG CTTCCTGCAAGATGTGCAGTACCGCTCCCTGATGATCAACAGTGCCAACTACAATGTTCGGCTCATGAGGGAACGCAAGACCCGCCTCCCATTTCTTGATTCACAGACAG GAATAGCCCAAAATCCATGCAAGCTGTACATGAGTGCCCGGCACCGCATGCCGGGCACCACCGAGGGCCAGCTCTATGTGTACCCGTCCCAGCGCTGGTGCTGTCGGAAACGGTCTTACATGGCGCTCGCCCACCAG CACTGGCTCTTGAAAAAG GCCATCAAGGAGCCTGAGGGGGATGAGCACACCATCGTGACTGTTGAGAACCCAGCAGCTGTCACCACTGAGGAGAACAACTTTGCTTATGAGGTGAAG CACCTCTGCTTACCTCAGGAGCAGTACTACTTTGACGAGTCAGCatttctggaggaggaggatgaagaacctgatgatgatgatgatgacacatACTCCACTCGTGCTGTCCCCaccagaaagaggaaaaagccCCCAAAGCTGCCCAAGCCTGTTAAAGTGAAG ACTCCAAGTGGGCGAGGACGAGGCCGCAAGAAGGACACTCAGCCTAAGGTGACagcagagggggaggaagagacacCAGGGAAGCCCTACGAGTGCCAGC TGTGTGGCGCTCGGTACAAGACGAGGCAGGGCTTGTCCTACcatctctcgcacacacacaaagggggcAGGGCTAACTCCGGGGGCGGGCGTTCCCGGGGGGgcggcaacagcaacaacaacactccaAGTGCCCATCCCAGGGCTGATCCAGCCAGCTACCAGCCCCAGGCCTTCCAGTCTGATGCCCTGGCTGGCCTGGCAGAATTTCAGGACAGTTACCTTGGCTACCTGTCGGCCGGTCAAGACGCCTCACCCACGG GCCAGGGTGGGTCCGGCACTACTAGCACCGCCAGCAGTAGACGGTCCAGTGGGGGCGGCCTAGTTGGGGCAGGGGTGCCTGTGCTGGGGGGCAACAGCTCTCCGGTGGCCTCCAGGGGTGGCAAGGTTCCCACCTCCACCGTCTGGTCCAGTCTGGCCAGTGTGGAGTCAGCTGCCTCCCTGGTGACCTCCACCCCTGCCCCGGTGGTCACCCCAACCCCTGAGCCACAGCTGAGGGAGTCGAGCCCTGCTGGTCTGACCCCTCATGACCCAGAACagcag CTTGGTGTGGCTCCAGTGCCGGCCCCGCCACACCCCCCAAAGTCCAGTGGAGTGGAAAAGGGCCGAGCTCAGCCGAGTCCTTACTGCGACTTCTGCCTCGGGGACACATCACTCAACAAGAAAACTGGGGAGTCGGAGGAGCTCGTATCTTGCTCTGACTGTGGCCGCTCGG GATCAGCTTCTCTTCTGTGA